One Coregonus clupeaformis isolate EN_2021a unplaced genomic scaffold, ASM2061545v1 scaf0693, whole genome shotgun sequence DNA segment encodes these proteins:
- the LOC123485450 gene encoding GTPase IMAP family member 4-like → MDRPGFTMAPHPRDVRIVLLGKTGVGKSATGNTILGQEVFHSALGFSSVTMTCQERTVLIGGNRVSVVDTPDFFYATHTQEDLSSEIERCIYLSNPGPHAFIFVLTLDTFTEQETDVVAVFEKCFGEVASKYTIIVFTHGDDLNNRTIEELVEKNVKLSKLIEQRGWRYHVLNNKDRANRNQVTGLLEKILIMMNVNESSCYTPDMLQEAERKNREEIELMEEESRREEERKREEHRREEERKREEHQRCLEEVRRETEDIVLREIEDRVRREMEDEEVKRQSERETWQEKRDR, encoded by the coding sequence ATGGACAGACCTGGATTCACTATGGCACCTCATCCTCGTGATGTCAGGATTGTGCTGCTCGGCAAAACTGGAGTGGGGAAGAGTGCAACAGGAAACACCATTCTGGGTCAGGAAGTGTTTCACTCAGCTTTGGGCTTTTCCTCAGTTACCATGACATGTCAAGAGAGAACTGTTCTGATTGGAGGGAATAGAGTCAGTGTGGTTGACACTCCAGACTTCTTctatgcaacacacacacaggaggatcTGAGTtcagagatagagagatgtatttatctgtctaaccctggaccCCATGCATTTATCTTTGTTCTAACTCTTGATACTTTCACTGAGCAGGAGACAGATGTAGTCGCTGTATTTGAGAAATGTTTTGGTGAAGTAGCTTCAAAATACACAATCATTGTCTTTACTCATGGAGACGATCTGAACAACAGAACAATAGAGGAACTAGTAGAGAAAAATGTTAAGTTGTCTAAGCTCATTGAACAGCGTGGTTGGAGATATCATGTCCTTAACAACAAAGACAGAGCCAATAGAAACCAGGTGACTGGGCTGCTGGAAAAGATTCTCATCATGATGAATGTGAATGAAAGTAGCTGTTACACACCTGACATGCTGCAGGAGGCAGAAAGAAAGAATAGAGAAGAGATTGAGTTGATGGAAGAGGAGAGtcgcagggaggaagagaggaaaagagaagaacaccgcagggaggaagagaggaaaagagaagaaCACCAGAGATGTTtagaggaggtgagaagagagacagaggatatagtactgagagagatagaggatagagtacggagagagatggaggacgaGGAAGTTAAAAGACAGAGTGAAAGGGAAACATGgcaagagaagagagacagatga